The sequence tgggtggctggaatttaaaaacacgggagagagagagggacggccggtgggagaaatCTGTGTGTGCGTTTTGGTCTCTGTCGGGcttggggaagaagaagggaaggaagggaaaagaaagggaagtgttttcccacgtggggaaaagaaaagaaaaagaaaaagaaaagaaaaaggaaaagaaaaagaaaaagaaataaaataaaaaaatgattaaataatattaataataatattattatttaaaataataataaaaataatttgattttacacatggttgacatgtggcattccaccatggtgacacatggtcaccttcattaagtcacacgtggcacatcgttatacgagtaaaaataatattaaaataatacagtatttgaaaaactctgcaggtccataactttcaaaccacatgtccaaatcggacgtgccgctggtttacggactcgtatcgacaagcacttcacaaccatgcatgagtcaacgctcaaccttgcatgaataaaaagtcaactccgacaccccttggacagtttggacctcaacttattttgctcaaaactttcaaaccgtagctccgtttttaacgtactaccagtctacgaactcgtgccaacgtgtacttcgtaacggtacctcagtcaacctaaaattccaaccggatcaaaaagtcaacttttgacccattcggtcaacggtcaacctcggtcaacgtgcaaaaattccgacatggttcgggacggggtgttacaaaaatcTTCAAATGTATTATTTCTGCTACTTTATAATGATCATGTTGCCAAAGAATTTGGTCAACcatgatataaatatttcacAATTCCTGCATCCACAAATGGAACACGAGGTATGGaacacaatatatattaataatgtttAGCAATCCCATGTATGATGCATTATCTTTtcatttatctatatattgTACATATAGTTGAGTccacataatttataaataaaataaaataaaattaaaaaattgttgtTACAAAATATTCATGATTATtaaatgggtccataaatattaattagagaAATTTggacaattaaaaaaaacatgtaCGTACAATccatatgttaattaaatatttattaattttttcatagttTTTAATTGCATGAATACTGTTTTTATACTATCCACCACTAGATTATGCGGTTGGAGACTTGGAGCTAGCTAGAGGAGCTTATCTTATACATaagacatatatttatatattttcagccaaaaaaatacgtatatttatatatacatattagaaaattgataaagattatttttattttttattttttttaaactggaAAATTGTTAGAGATTTGAAAATTTAGACAAGGgaaaaagaaagtcaaataTAGGAGACTACAGTTTTTCccctaaaattatatatatatatatatgtatatatacatatatatgcaagGTATTTGAGTACAAGAATTAGACAAGGCGAGTGAGAGAGCTAGCATTATCCCTAACGCACTTTGGGGGCTTGATAAACTTGAAAAGAGATATACAAGCCTTCAAATTAAAGTAGAAgtaattcaattcattctaaATGGCCAAAATTCCACCCTCTCTTCGCATTATTTCAGAGTGCTTTATCCAACCATACGATGTTGTTACTAATTCACAACAATCCAAACAGCCCTTCTACTTGACACCTTGGGATCTTGTGTACATACATCCACGCTTCTATGTCCAACGCGGCCTTCTCTTTGCCATACCTCCCCAACCGCATTATCATTTCATGAAAACCCTATTGGATAAGCTCAAACACTCTTTATCCCTAGCCCTGGTTCATTTCTTCCCTCTAGCTGGCCGACTTAAAtccatcaaaaacaaaaacccgcTTTCCTATTCCTTCTATGTCGATTGCAACGACAGTCCTGGTGCAAAATTCATCCATGGTGCGTTGGACAACACCACTGTATCAGACATCCTATCTTCGACCGATGTATCAGAAGAGTTGATATTACAATCCTTGTTTGATGATGATAGGACAGCCAATATTGACCTCCATGCAATGAGCTTGCTTACGGTCCATGTGACGGAGCTGATGGATGGCGTGTTCATAGGATGTGGAATGAGTCACTTCCTTGCGGATGGAAACTCTTTCTGGCATTTCTTCAACATGTGGTCAGAGATCTTTCAAGCACAAGATCAAGCTGCAGGGAATACTAAGACTGCTAGTATTTCCATCTCGCGTCCACCCATCCTCGACCGTTGGTTTCCTGATGGTCACGGTCCACTTATAAATCTACCTTCCACTCCTTTCCATGGTCTTGATCATCATGATAATGAGCATGATTCTACTAAAATATGTGAAGCTCCAAAATTCAGGGTGAGAACCTTTCACTTCTCGTCACAAGCAATAGCAAAGCTGAAAGCAAAGGCCAATTCAGAAGGTGAAACCAGCAAAATCTCATCCTTCCAATCCTTGTCTGCATTGGTATGGAGATGCATAACCAGGGTCCGCCGTTTACAACCTCATCAACCCACAACCTGCTTGGTTCCTGTCAACACCAGATCGAAACTAGAGCCGCCCTTATCTCAAGATTATTTTGGGAACTCGGTTGGTATCACTGTCGTAGTTACTACGGCAGGTGAACTGGTGGGAGAGAATGGTCTTGGTCTGGCAGGGTGGAAATTGCATCAGGCGGTGGTTAACTACAACGACAAGGCGGTGCGCAAGCGGCTGGATGCGTGGCTTGAATCTCCGATGTTTCTGAACCCACAAGGTGGAGGTCTTGATCCACACTGGGTGATGATAAATGGGTCGGCCAAATTCAACACATTTGGCAATGAGTTCGGGATGGGTAAAGCGTTGTCGTTTATGTTAGCAAGAAACACAGCCATCAGTGGAAAGATAGTGGCCCACTCTGGGAGAGAAGAGGGAAGCGTTGACTTGGAGGTCTGCCTTCCTCCGGATACTATGTTTGACCTTGAATCTGATCAAGAGTTCATGGAGGCTGCTTCATGATGTTAATTTGGATGCCATcaaatgatttattattattcaaattgtaaTTTGTCTACTTCATTTGGTTTCTTTCCTTAATTGTTCTCTTATATAACTTCTTCGGATAGAAATCTTTAATTGGTTGGACTTAAATAAACAGAAAGTTAAATTTGTAacaatcttattattattattattatataactcctttgttaaagttttgtttctttattttggttGATATTTTAAGTTTACtactaatatcatattttaagttTACtactaatataattattttaaaataaactttgGTTTGAACGTTTTAGGGAACTCatataatttgaaaacaattcaAAGTACATGTGCACACTGGAACAAGGAATCTACCAGAATTATATCTCTTCCTCCTGTATATATTTAGATGCATGTTTTAATTAGCTGATCCTTTAGGAGAAGCTGCAAAAAGAACATCTATGATATTCAAGAAACATCTACACCCACCATGTTGATCCGGACATGCTGAAGAAGGCCAAGAAAGGCTTTAAATCTTGATATTGTTCTATTTTGCTTCATTGATATTTGCTTCAGATTTTCCTCTGAAAATCTTTTATAATTAGCAAAATGGCACAAGCAGAATTTTTCAGCCTATCCTACcttccttcctcttcttcttgattttgtttcgtctcaatttcctttttgtttatgttctgaTTCTTAGGAGTCCTTTTATGCCAATTGAAACTAGAGCTTTTCAGTCTGGCtgtctttttaatttgttcaagaTAAAACGCACGGATGTTTTAAAATAGATAGAGAGGCCTAAAAGAGCTTAATTAGTTTCCAAGAGGGGAAAAAGGACTCCCGAATGGAACATAAGCaaaggaaatttaattaatccagAAACGAGCAAGAAAGGTACAATAGATTGAATTAAGCTCAAGAAAACAATTCAGTAAGATTATCAGCATTCAAGAGGACTCATCATCGACTAATTAAGGTACAATTCGATAAACACAAGAATTTtgatgaa comes from Ziziphus jujuba cultivar Dongzao chromosome 6, ASM3175591v1 and encodes:
- the LOC107431479 gene encoding uncharacterized acetyltransferase At3g50280; this encodes MAKIPPSLRIISECFIQPYDVVTNSQQSKQPFYLTPWDLVYIHPRFYVQRGLLFAIPPQPHYHFMKTLLDKLKHSLSLALVHFFPLAGRLKSIKNKNPLSYSFYVDCNDSPGAKFIHGALDNTTVSDILSSTDVSEELILQSLFDDDRTANIDLHAMSLLTVHVTELMDGVFIGCGMSHFLADGNSFWHFFNMWSEIFQAQDQAAGNTKTASISISRPPILDRWFPDGHGPLINLPSTPFHGLDHHDNEHDSTKICEAPKFRVRTFHFSSQAIAKLKAKANSEGETSKISSFQSLSALVWRCITRVRRLQPHQPTTCLVPVNTRSKLEPPLSQDYFGNSVGITVVVTTAGELVGENGLGLAGWKLHQAVVNYNDKAVRKRLDAWLESPMFLNPQGGGLDPHWVMINGSAKFNTFGNEFGMGKALSFMLARNTAISGKIVAHSGREEGSVDLEVCLPPDTMFDLESDQEFMEAAS